The following are encoded in a window of Amaranthus tricolor cultivar Red isolate AtriRed21 chromosome 2, ASM2621246v1, whole genome shotgun sequence genomic DNA:
- the LOC130805116 gene encoding alkaline ceramidase TOD1 codes for MPFLLQSKRLCLSCCYLFTSLFLALYVSISPSFKCVLLRAAPYDPIQSPLFTYPSSYGEHKHAFPTLRTSCSSPVFFSDYPSVFTEVQQCCQNWTNFSLSYKQGKAGTFGGNLSLEIRISILDQLQQKMDFPCGFFHPYPININDKAEMEKCKDVVVVSAIFDDHDKIRQPKRLGSKTLDITCFFMFVDNVTLKGLIDQNLFSKETIKYKIGVWRLLIVSTEGLYPNPAMNGVIPKYLVHRLFPNAKYSIWLDGKLQLVVDPLLLIHSLVIKEDVDMAISKHPFFMHTMEEAMATTRWKKWLDVEKIRVQMETYCENGLRPWSSTKLPYSSDVPDTAMILRKHGVGSNLFSCLMFNELDAFNHRDQLAFAFVRDKMKPKIKINMFEVEVFEQIVLEYRHTLKRRVSNSIATSASQHKIVRARRDISEETMGLGKCFDYFVEMWGESH; via the exons ATGCCTTTCTTACTACAATCAAAGCGGTTATGTCTCTCTTGTTGTTACCTCTTTACTTCACTTTTCCTAGCCTTGTATGTATCAATCTCTCCAAGCTTTAAATGCGTCCTACTTCGTGCTGCACCTTATGATCCAATTCAATCCCCTCTTTTTACTTACCCTTCTTCTTATGGTGAACACAAACATGCCTTTCCTACTCTTCGCACATCCTGTTCTTCCCCTGTTTTTTTCTCAG ATTACCCATCTGTTTTTACGGAGGTTCAACAATGTTGTCAAAATTGGACCAATTTTTCATTGAGTTACAAGCAAGGAAAGGCTGGCACATTTGGTGGGAATTTAAGCTTAGAGATAAGGATTTCTATCTTGGATCAATTACAACAAAAGATGGATTTTCCATGTGGTTTCTTTCATCCATATCCTATCAATATTAATG ATAAAGCAGAGATGGAAAAGTGCAAAGACGTGGTAGTAGTTTCAGCTATATTTGATGATCATGATAAAATCCGGCAACCAAAAAGGCTAGGCTCTAAGACTCTAGATATCACTTGTTTCTTCATGTTTGTAGATAATGTTACATTGAAAGGGCTAATTGAtcaaaacttattttcaaaagagACAATTAAATATAAGATTGGTGTATGGAGGCTACTAATTGTTTCCACTGAAGGGCTATATCCAAATCCAGCCATGAATGGCGTAATACCAAAGTACTTGGTTCATAGGCTTTTTCCCAATGCTAAGTACAGCATTTGGTTGGATGGTAAATTACAACTTGTGGTAGATCCTTTGCTTTTGATTCATTCTCTTGTTATCAAGGAAGATGTGGATATGGCCATTTCAAAGCACCCCTTTTTTATGCATACCATGGAAGAAGCTATGGCCACTACAAGATGGAAGAAATGGTTGGATGTAGAAAAAATAAGGGTGCAAATGGAAACTTATTGTGAGAACGGGTTGCGTCCTTGGTCATCAACCAAGCTGCCTTACTCATCAG ACGTGCCAGATACAGCCATGATATTACGGAAGCATGGAGTTGGAAGCAATTTGTTTTCATGCCTAATGTTCAATGAGTTAGACGCCTTTAATCATAGAGATCAGCTTGCGTTTGCGTTTGTGAGAGACAAAATGAagcctaaaattaaaataaatatgtttGAAGTGGAAGTTTTTGAGCAGATTGTTTTGGAATATCGCCACACTTTAAAGCGTAGAGTTTCTAACTCCATTGCAACCAGTGCAAGTCAACATAAGATCGTCAGAGCTCGACGTGATATTTCTGAGGAAACGATGGGTCTTGGCAagtgttttgattattttgtagAGATGTGGGGTGAATCTCACTga